The Euphorbia lathyris chromosome 3, ddEupLath1.1, whole genome shotgun sequence genome contains a region encoding:
- the LOC136224903 gene encoding serpin-Z3-like produces MKTDEPQRKNMTAFETQIASNSILKEINNGCQTNLVLSPLLLHIALNMLASASTGRTLKQLLQFLESESITDLNAQSSIFAELATSGGGEGPIISLANGIWVHNSFPLKPSYKQLVEDVYKAKSQSFDFVNQGEQVRHEINSWAREASKGHIYPLLPRGFFTEDAIALLASAIYFKGTWVQKFDASDTKDGDFHLRNGQTIKVPFMRMSYTRQLYGSFESFKLLKMAYKNGESHNKKYAMYIFLPHEKDGLQELVEKFRSDPRFLLENQKVSKVLLKELQLPKMKYEYELNVKKTMEEVGLDLPFDEKKAEITEMVETHEVVYLSKVIQKSYIEVDEEGTIATAVNISLLSAGASPCSMPPPPQHSFVADHPFLFMIKEEVSGIIVFVGAALNPISEGVTGKKRKKEATKKKMKEQKHRKKKQLVPWPERITITT; encoded by the exons ATGAAAACCGACGAACCCCAAAGAAAGAACATGACCGCGTTTGAGACGCAAATTGCTAGTAATTCCATTCTCAAAGAAATCAACAATGGCTGccaaacaaatttggtattatcTCCATTATTGTTGCATATTGCTTTGAATATGTTGGCTTCTGCTTCAACAGGCCGAACTTTAAAGCAGTTGCTGCAATTTCTCGAATCCGAAAGCATTACTGATCTCAATGCTCAGTCTTCCATTTTTGCGGAACTCGCAACCAGTGGCGGAGGAGAAGGACCGATCATATCGTTGGCGAATGGAATTTGGGTGCATAATTCTTTCCCATTGAAGCCTTCTTACAAACAGTTGGTGGAAGATGTTTACAAGGCTAAATCTCAATCTTTTGATTTTGTGAATCAG GGGGAGCAAGTTCGGCATGAAATCAATTCTTGGGCGAGAGAAGCTTCGAAAGGACATATCTATCCGCTTCTTCCCCGTGGTTTCTTTACAGAAGATGCAATAGCTCTACTTGCAAGTGCGATCTACTTCAAAGGAACATGGGTTCAAAAATTTGATGCCTCAGATACAAAGGATGGAGATTTCCATCTCCGCAATGGACAAACTATAAAAGTTCCCTTCATGAGGATGTCTTATACGAGACAATTATATGGATCGTTTGAGAGTTTCAAGTTACTTAAGATGGCGTATAAAAATGGTGAGTCACACAATAAAAAATACGCCATGTACATCTTTCTTCCTCATGAAAAAGATGGACTACAAGAACTGGTAGAAAAGTTCCGCTCTGATCCAAGATTTTTATTAGAGAATCAGAAGGTTTCAAAAGTCTTGCTTAAAGAATTACAGTTGCCAAAAATGAAGTATGAATATGAATTGAATGTTAAGAAGACCATGGAAGAAGTAGGGTTAGATTTGCCTTTTGACGAAAAGAAAGCTGAGATTACAGAGATGGTTGAAACTCATGAGGTAGTTTATTTATCGAAAGTAATTCAGAAATCTTATATTGAAGTAGATGAGGAAGGTACAATCGCAACTGCTGTCAATATATCGTTACTTTCAGCTGGTGCAAGTCCGTGCTCAATGCCGCCTCCACCACAACATAGTTTTGTAGCAGATCATCCGTTCCTGTTTATGATCAAAGAAGAGGTTTCTGGCATTATCGTGTTTGTTGGAGCTGCTCTTAATCCTATTTCGGAAGGAGTAACcgggaagaagagaaagaaggaaGCAACTAAAAAAAAGATGAAAGAACAGAAACAtcgaaagaaaaaacaattagTACCCTGGCCCGAAAGGATAACTATAACAACTTGA
- the LOC136223855 gene encoding pentatricopeptide repeat-containing protein At5g06540-like isoform X2, protein MVPIWGFCPLGYSGSKNPEQSFHFYIQSQRGLGIFPDNLTYPFLVKACAQLQSLHIGIQAHAQVIKHGFDDDVYVQNSLVHMYATVGDIDAASFIFKSMSSLDVVSWTSMVAGYNKSGDVDSARKLFDKMPEKNLVTWSIMISGYARNNLFEKAIQLYHVLQSEGIRANETVMVSVISSCAHLGAIEEGEKAYDYIRTNKITVNLILGTALVDMYARCGSIDKALRIFKVLPERDALSWTALIAGFAMHGHAEQALKYFSEMMMNSGVTPRDITFTAVLSACSHRGLVERGMEIFESMKRDYGIEPRLEHYGCIVDLLGRAGKLAEAEKFVLEMPVKPNAPIWGALLGACRTYKNAEIAERVGKILIELLPEHSGYYVLLSNVYALTNKWENIESMRHMMKQRGVKKHPGYTLIEIDGKVHRFTIGDKTHPEIEKIERMWEEILRKIKPAGYTVSTADAFFDIDQEEKENAMHRHSEKLAIAYGIMKTKAHLSIRIVKNLRVCEDCHTATKLISKVYERELIVRDRNRFHHFKGGICSCADYW, encoded by the exons ATGGTACCAATTTGGGGATTTTGTCCACT GGGTTATTCTGGAAGCAAAAACCCAGAGCAATCTTTTCATTTTTACATACAATCACAACGGGGGCTAGGTATATTTCCTGATAATCTTACTTATCCATTTCTAGTCAAGGCCTGTGCTCAATTACAATCTTTGCATATTGGAATTCAAGCTCATGCCCAAGTAATTAAGCATGGATTTGATGATGATGTCTATGTGCAAAACTCACTTGTTCATATGTATGCTACTGTTGGGGATATAGATGCTGctagttttatctttaaatcAATGTCAAGTTTGGATGTTGTTTCCTGGACTTCAATGGTAGCTGGCTATAATAAATCAGGGGATGTTGATTCTGCGCGCAAGCTGTTCGATAAAATGCCTGAGAAGAACTTGGTCACATGGAGTATAATGATCAGCGGTTATGCGAGGAATAATTTGTTTGAAAAGGCGATACAATTGTATCATGTTCTTCAATCGGAGGGTATTCGAGCAAATGAGACCGTGATGGTTAGTGTGATATCTTCATGTGCTCATTTAGGTGCCATTGAAGAGGGAGAAAAAGCTTATGATTATATTAGGACGAATAAGATCACTGTTAATTTGATTCTTGGTACAGCTTTAGTAGATATGTATGCAAGATGTGGAAGTATCGATAAAGCTCTTCGGATTTTCAAGGTGCTTCCGGAGAGAGATGCACTAAGCTGGACAGCTCTAATTGCTGGATTTGCAATGCATGGTCACGCGGAGCAAGCGCTGAAATACTTCTCGGAAATGATGATGAACTCAGGGGTAACCCCAAGAGACATAACGTTTACTGCTGTTTTATCTGCATGTAGTCACCGCGGATTGGTGGAAAGAGGGATGGAGATATTCGAAAGCATGAAACGAGATTACGGAATTGAGCCTAGGTTGGAACATTATGGATGCATCGTTGATCTGCTTGGCCGTGCAGGGAAGTTAGCAGAAGCAGAGAAGTTTGTCCTTGAAATGCCGGTGAAGCCTAATGCACCAATCTGGGGAGCGTTACTCGGAGCTTGTCGAACATACAAAAATGCAGAAATAGCAGAAAGAGTGGGAAAGATTTTAATAGAGTTACTGCCAGAACACAGTGGTTACTACGTGCTGCTTTCGAATGTTTATGCACTCACGAACAAGTGGGAAAACATCGAAAGCATGAGACATATGATGAAGCAAAGAGGAGTAAAGAAACATCCTGGATATACGCTGATTGAGATAGATGGGAAAGTTCATAGATTTACCATTGGAGACAAAACTCACCCGGAAATTGAGAAGATCGAACGGATGTGGGAAGAGATTCTTAGGAAGATAAAACCGGCCGGATATACAGTAAGTACTGCTGATGCATTTTTTGACATAGACcaagaggaaaaagaaaatgCCATGCATAGACACAGTGAAAAACTTGCTATAGCATATGGGATTATGAAGACGAAAGCTCATTTGAGTATTCGAATAGTGAAGAACTTGAGAGTATGTGAGGATTGCCATACAGCAACTAAACTGATTTCGAAGGTTTATGAACGAGAGTTGATTGTGAGAGACAGGAATAGGTTCCATCATTTTAAAGGAGGAATATGTTCTTGTGCAGATTACTGGTGA
- the LOC136223855 gene encoding pentatricopeptide repeat-containing protein At5g06540-like isoform X1, with product MSSLVSQTLKLKSPKLLLLQNCSSFSDLKIIHAHMIRTHTIFDVFVASRLITLSIDNNLLDYALKVFHQIPNPNLFLFNAFIRGYSGSKNPEQSFHFYIQSQRGLGIFPDNLTYPFLVKACAQLQSLHIGIQAHAQVIKHGFDDDVYVQNSLVHMYATVGDIDAASFIFKSMSSLDVVSWTSMVAGYNKSGDVDSARKLFDKMPEKNLVTWSIMISGYARNNLFEKAIQLYHVLQSEGIRANETVMVSVISSCAHLGAIEEGEKAYDYIRTNKITVNLILGTALVDMYARCGSIDKALRIFKVLPERDALSWTALIAGFAMHGHAEQALKYFSEMMMNSGVTPRDITFTAVLSACSHRGLVERGMEIFESMKRDYGIEPRLEHYGCIVDLLGRAGKLAEAEKFVLEMPVKPNAPIWGALLGACRTYKNAEIAERVGKILIELLPEHSGYYVLLSNVYALTNKWENIESMRHMMKQRGVKKHPGYTLIEIDGKVHRFTIGDKTHPEIEKIERMWEEILRKIKPAGYTVSTADAFFDIDQEEKENAMHRHSEKLAIAYGIMKTKAHLSIRIVKNLRVCEDCHTATKLISKVYERELIVRDRNRFHHFKGGICSCADYW from the coding sequence ATGAGCAGCTTGGTTTCACAAACTCTAAAGCTAAAAAGTCCAAAACTCTTGCTTCTACAGAATTGCTCCTCCTTTTCTGACCTTAAAATCATCCATGCCCATATGATAAGAACCCATACAATCTTCGATGTATTTGTAGCTAGTCGTTTAATTACCTTGAGCATTGACAATAACTTACTAGATTATGCTTTAAAGGTTTTTCACCAAATTCCAAACCCTAATCTCTTCCTTTTCAATGCATTTATCAGGGGTTATTCTGGAAGCAAAAACCCAGAGCAATCTTTTCATTTTTACATACAATCACAACGGGGGCTAGGTATATTTCCTGATAATCTTACTTATCCATTTCTAGTCAAGGCCTGTGCTCAATTACAATCTTTGCATATTGGAATTCAAGCTCATGCCCAAGTAATTAAGCATGGATTTGATGATGATGTCTATGTGCAAAACTCACTTGTTCATATGTATGCTACTGTTGGGGATATAGATGCTGctagttttatctttaaatcAATGTCAAGTTTGGATGTTGTTTCCTGGACTTCAATGGTAGCTGGCTATAATAAATCAGGGGATGTTGATTCTGCGCGCAAGCTGTTCGATAAAATGCCTGAGAAGAACTTGGTCACATGGAGTATAATGATCAGCGGTTATGCGAGGAATAATTTGTTTGAAAAGGCGATACAATTGTATCATGTTCTTCAATCGGAGGGTATTCGAGCAAATGAGACCGTGATGGTTAGTGTGATATCTTCATGTGCTCATTTAGGTGCCATTGAAGAGGGAGAAAAAGCTTATGATTATATTAGGACGAATAAGATCACTGTTAATTTGATTCTTGGTACAGCTTTAGTAGATATGTATGCAAGATGTGGAAGTATCGATAAAGCTCTTCGGATTTTCAAGGTGCTTCCGGAGAGAGATGCACTAAGCTGGACAGCTCTAATTGCTGGATTTGCAATGCATGGTCACGCGGAGCAAGCGCTGAAATACTTCTCGGAAATGATGATGAACTCAGGGGTAACCCCAAGAGACATAACGTTTACTGCTGTTTTATCTGCATGTAGTCACCGCGGATTGGTGGAAAGAGGGATGGAGATATTCGAAAGCATGAAACGAGATTACGGAATTGAGCCTAGGTTGGAACATTATGGATGCATCGTTGATCTGCTTGGCCGTGCAGGGAAGTTAGCAGAAGCAGAGAAGTTTGTCCTTGAAATGCCGGTGAAGCCTAATGCACCAATCTGGGGAGCGTTACTCGGAGCTTGTCGAACATACAAAAATGCAGAAATAGCAGAAAGAGTGGGAAAGATTTTAATAGAGTTACTGCCAGAACACAGTGGTTACTACGTGCTGCTTTCGAATGTTTATGCACTCACGAACAAGTGGGAAAACATCGAAAGCATGAGACATATGATGAAGCAAAGAGGAGTAAAGAAACATCCTGGATATACGCTGATTGAGATAGATGGGAAAGTTCATAGATTTACCATTGGAGACAAAACTCACCCGGAAATTGAGAAGATCGAACGGATGTGGGAAGAGATTCTTAGGAAGATAAAACCGGCCGGATATACAGTAAGTACTGCTGATGCATTTTTTGACATAGACcaagaggaaaaagaaaatgCCATGCATAGACACAGTGAAAAACTTGCTATAGCATATGGGATTATGAAGACGAAAGCTCATTTGAGTATTCGAATAGTGAAGAACTTGAGAGTATGTGAGGATTGCCATACAGCAACTAAACTGATTTCGAAGGTTTATGAACGAGAGTTGATTGTGAGAGACAGGAATAGGTTCCATCATTTTAAAGGAGGAATATGTTCTTGTGCAGATTACTGGTGA
- the LOC136223855 gene encoding pentatricopeptide repeat-containing protein At5g06540-like isoform X3: MSSLVSQTLKLKSPKLLLLQNCSSFSDLKIIHAHMIRTHTIFDVFVASRLITLSIDNNLLDYALKVFHQIPNPNLFLFNAFIRGYSGSKNPEQSFHFYIQSQRGLGIFPDNLTYPFLVKACAQLQSLHIGIQAHAQVIKHGFDDDVYVQNSLVHMYATVGDIDAASFIFKSMSSLDVVSWTSMVAGYNKSGDVDSARKLFDKMPEKNLVTWSIMISGYARNNLFEKAIQLYHVLQSEGIRANETVMVSVISSCAHLGAIEEGEKAYDYIRTNKITVNLILGTALVDMYARCGSIDKALRIFKVLPERDALSWTALIAGFAMHGHAEQALKYFSEMMMNSGVTPRDITFTAVLSACSHRGLVERGMEIFESMKRDYGIEPRLEHYGCIVDLLGRAGKLAEAEKFVLEMPVKPNAPIWGALLGACRTYKNAEIAERVGKILIELLPEHSGYYVLLSNVYALTNKWENIESMRHMMKQRGVKKHPGYTLIEIDGKVHRFTIGDKTHPEIEKIERMWEEILRKIKPAGYTITGEVR, encoded by the exons ATGAGCAGCTTGGTTTCACAAACTCTAAAGCTAAAAAGTCCAAAACTCTTGCTTCTACAGAATTGCTCCTCCTTTTCTGACCTTAAAATCATCCATGCCCATATGATAAGAACCCATACAATCTTCGATGTATTTGTAGCTAGTCGTTTAATTACCTTGAGCATTGACAATAACTTACTAGATTATGCTTTAAAGGTTTTTCACCAAATTCCAAACCCTAATCTCTTCCTTTTCAATGCATTTATCAGGGGTTATTCTGGAAGCAAAAACCCAGAGCAATCTTTTCATTTTTACATACAATCACAACGGGGGCTAGGTATATTTCCTGATAATCTTACTTATCCATTTCTAGTCAAGGCCTGTGCTCAATTACAATCTTTGCATATTGGAATTCAAGCTCATGCCCAAGTAATTAAGCATGGATTTGATGATGATGTCTATGTGCAAAACTCACTTGTTCATATGTATGCTACTGTTGGGGATATAGATGCTGctagttttatctttaaatcAATGTCAAGTTTGGATGTTGTTTCCTGGACTTCAATGGTAGCTGGCTATAATAAATCAGGGGATGTTGATTCTGCGCGCAAGCTGTTCGATAAAATGCCTGAGAAGAACTTGGTCACATGGAGTATAATGATCAGCGGTTATGCGAGGAATAATTTGTTTGAAAAGGCGATACAATTGTATCATGTTCTTCAATCGGAGGGTATTCGAGCAAATGAGACCGTGATGGTTAGTGTGATATCTTCATGTGCTCATTTAGGTGCCATTGAAGAGGGAGAAAAAGCTTATGATTATATTAGGACGAATAAGATCACTGTTAATTTGATTCTTGGTACAGCTTTAGTAGATATGTATGCAAGATGTGGAAGTATCGATAAAGCTCTTCGGATTTTCAAGGTGCTTCCGGAGAGAGATGCACTAAGCTGGACAGCTCTAATTGCTGGATTTGCAATGCATGGTCACGCGGAGCAAGCGCTGAAATACTTCTCGGAAATGATGATGAACTCAGGGGTAACCCCAAGAGACATAACGTTTACTGCTGTTTTATCTGCATGTAGTCACCGCGGATTGGTGGAAAGAGGGATGGAGATATTCGAAAGCATGAAACGAGATTACGGAATTGAGCCTAGGTTGGAACATTATGGATGCATCGTTGATCTGCTTGGCCGTGCAGGGAAGTTAGCAGAAGCAGAGAAGTTTGTCCTTGAAATGCCGGTGAAGCCTAATGCACCAATCTGGGGAGCGTTACTCGGAGCTTGTCGAACATACAAAAATGCAGAAATAGCAGAAAGAGTGGGAAAGATTTTAATAGAGTTACTGCCAGAACACAGTGGTTACTACGTGCTGCTTTCGAATGTTTATGCACTCACGAACAAGTGGGAAAACATCGAAAGCATGAGACATATGATGAAGCAAAGAGGAGTAAAGAAACATCCTGGATATACGCTGATTGAGATAGATGGGAAAGTTCATAGATTTACCATTGGAGACAAAACTCACCCGGAAATTGAGAAGATCGAACGGATGTGGGAAGAGATTCTTAGGAAGATAAAACCGGCCGGATATACA ATTACTGGTGAAGTGAGGTGA